The following coding sequences are from one Carassius gibelio isolate Cgi1373 ecotype wild population from Czech Republic chromosome B7, carGib1.2-hapl.c, whole genome shotgun sequence window:
- the LOC127961674 gene encoding inositol hexakisphosphate and diphosphoinositol-pentakisphosphate kinase 1-like isoform X5, with the protein MSEPSSPGESQCGAPRFFVGCAEDESEGLDDYTSMRTDMELYEDDLEDDSPPERQIVVGICCMMKKSKSKPMTQILERLCKFEYITVVIFPEDVVLNEPVEKWPLCDCLISFHSKGFPLDKAASYVKLRNPLLINDLNMQYYIQDRREVYRILQEEGIDLPRYAVLNRDPDKPDECNLVEGEDQVEVNGEVFLKPFVEKPVSAEDHNVYIYYPTSAGGGSQRLFRKIGSRSSVYSPESCVRKTGSYIYEEFMPTDGTDVKVYTVGPDYAHAEARKSPALDGKVERDSEGKEIRYPVMLTAMEKLVARKVCLAFKQTVCGFDLLRANGHSYVCDVNGFSFVKNSMKYYDDCAKILGNIVMRELAPQFQIPWSIPTEAEDIPIVPTTSGTMMELRCVIAVIRHGDRTPKQKMKMEVRNPMFFELFEKYDGYKTGKLKLKKPKQLQEVLDITRTLLADIGQHTDCEIEEKSSKLEQLKTVLEMYGHFSGINRKVQLTYLPHGQPKTSSEEEDTRKESPSILLVLKWGGELTPAGRVQAEELGRAFRCMYPGGQGDYAGFPGCGLLRLHSTYRHDLKIYASDEGRVQMTAAAFAKGLLALEGELTPILVQMVKSANMNGLLDNDIESLSGCQQRVKARLHEIMQKDEIFTEDDFDRLAPTCSSSLVNSMKAVENPVSMCDQVYTLVQSLTSQIRKRLEDPKSADLQLYHSETLEMMLQRWSKLERDFRMKSGRYDISKIPDIYDCVKYDVQHNSSLGLEDTLELFKLSRELANIVIPQEYGINKVEKLDIAYAYCLPLVKKIQLDLQRTHEDESVNKLHPLYSRGVLSPGRHVRTRLYFTSESHVHSLLSIFRYGGLLDEVKDQQWKRAMDYLSEVTELNYMTQIVIMLYEDNNKDPSSEERFHVELHFSPGVKVSEEESAPMGFGFRPASAENDQKQTDPGSLENLIRDEPDRALPLLETISSQRKSPLIRNRKTGSMEVLSESSSSKGGSYRLFPSCSRQSPEMKQSGLGSQCAGLFSTTVLGGSSSAPNLQDYARTHRKKFPSGSLTYKDELLSMPAVKRFSVSFAKHPTNGFEGCSMVPSIYPLETLHNSLSLKQVNEFLTTVCENAGDSHTRTTRALSAMFDSQNQPTGDSYIPHRVLSSSVSLRQRSDRPPWYSSGPSSTVSSAGPSSPTTADTSPRFSFSEKITLTPQSSEETHPAPHNNSHCVSSTSETSLPSEDPHPSVPSPILERPSQIAVDSTDSAGQCLTESPFCDEAPSPAPDEPSSSESFCRLSDSLPVLLELRESSSEAGSSAQTPLTPEEPDEFFDTQETLDVWRGSPGTLPHPGTPLEVGSPHVPEP; encoded by the exons ATGTCAGAGCCCAGCAGCCCCGGCGAGAGCCAGTGCGGCGCTCCCAGATTCTTCGTGGGCTGCGCGGAGGATGAGAGCGAAGGCCTGGACGACTACACCAGCATGAGGACAGACATGGAGCTGTACGAAGATGACCTGGAGGATGACTCG CCTCCAGAGCGTCAGATCGTGGTGGGGATTTGCTGTATGATGAAGAAATCCAAGTCCAAACCCATGACTCAGATCTTGGAGCGTCTTTGCAAGTTTGAGTACATCACAGTGGTCATCTTTCCAGAGGACGTCGTACTCAATGAGCCGGTGGAGAAGTGGCCACTCTGTGACTGCCTGATCTCATTTCACTCGAAAG GTTTCCCCTTGGATAAGGCAGCGAGTTATGTAAAACTGCGCAACCCACTGCTCATCAATGATCTGAATATGCAGTATTACATACAGGATAG GAGGGAAGTATATCGTATCCTGCAGGAGGAGGGGATAGATCTTCCACGCTACGCTGTGTTAAACCGTGACCCTGACAAACCTGATG AGTGTAACCTGGTTGAGGGAGAAGACCAAGTTGAAGTCAACGGTGAAGTCTTTCTAAAACCCTTTGTAGAGAAGCCAGTTTCTGCTGAGGACCATAATGTGTACATCTACTACCCAACTTCAGCTGGAGGAGGCAGCCAGCGTCTCTTTAGAAAG ATTGGGAGCAGAAGCAGTGTTTACTCTCCAGAGAGCTGTGTGAGGAAAACTGGCTCCTATATCTATGAAGAGTTCATGCCAACTGATGGCACAGATGTGAAG GTGTATACAGTAGGGCCAGACTACGCTCACGCAGAGGCTCGTAAGTCTCCTGCTCTCGACGGGAAAGTTGAGCGAGACAGCGAAGGCAAAGAAATCCGCTACCCAGTCATGCTCACTGCCATGGAGAAGCTTGTGGCCCGTAAAGTGTGTCTGGCATTCAAG CAAACAGTGTGTGGATTCGATCTTCTCCGAGCCAATGGCCACTCATATGTGTGTGATGTCAATGGATTCAGCTTCGTGAAGAATTCCATGAAGTACTATGATGACTGTGCTAAGATCCTGGG AAATATTGTGATGAGGGAGCTGGCTCCTCAGTTCCAGATCCCCTGGTCCATACCGACAGAGGCAGAGGACATTCCTATTGTACCCACTACATCAGGGACCAT GATGGAGCTTCGCTGTGTGATAGCTGTGATCCGTCATGGAGATCGTACACCAAAGCAGAAGATGAAGATGGAAGTGCGCAATCCCAT GTTCTTTGAGCTTTTTGAAAAATACGATGGGTATAAAACGGGCAAGCTGAAGCTAAAGAAACCCAAACAACTGCAG GAAGTTCTGGACATTACCAGGACACTTTTGGCAGACATAGGACAGCATACTGACTGTGAAATAGAGGAGAAGTCGTCCAAGCTTGAACAACTTAAGACTGTTCTAGAAAT GTATGGCCATTTCTCTGGAATCAATAGGAAAGTGCAGCTAACATACCTTCCTCATGGGCAACCTAAAACATCCAGCGAGGAAGAAG ATACTCGGAAGGAGAGCCCCTCTATACTGCTGGTGCTGAAGTGGGGAGGAGAGCTGACTCCAGCTGGCAGAGTTCAGGCTGAAGAACTTGGCAGGGCTTTTCGCTGCATGTACCCTGGAGGCCAAG GGGATTATGCTGGTTTTCCTGGCTGCGGCCTGCTGAGGCTCCACAGCACCTACCGGCATGACCTCAAGATCTATGCCTCTGATGAGGGCAGGGTGCAAATGACTGCTGCTGCCTTTGCAAAG GGTCTCTTGGCACTGGAAGGGGAACTGACACCGATCCTGGTCCAGATGGTAAAGAGTGCAAATATGAACGGCCTGCTGGATAACGATATCGAATCCCTCAGCGGCTGTCAGCAGAGGGTTAAGGCTAGACTTCATGAGATCATGCAGAAAGACGAAATCTTCACAGAAGACGACTTTGACAGG CTGGCTCCAACATGCAGTAGCTCTCTGGTGAACTCTATGAAGGCTGTGGAGAATCCAGTTAGTATGTGTGATCAAGTCTACACCCTTGTCCAGAGCCTCACCTCACAGATCCGCAAAAGACTTGAAGACCCCAAATCAGCAG ATTTACAGCTGTACCACAGTGAGACACTGGAGATGATGCTGCAGCGCTGGTCTAAGTTAGAAAGGGACTTCCGCATGAAGAGTGGCCGCTATGACATCAGCAAGATTCCTGACATTTATGACTGTGTGAAGTATGACGTGCAGCACAACAGCTCTCTGGGCCTAGAGGACACATTGGAACTCTTCAAGCTCTCTCGAGAACTAGCCAACATTGTCATACCACAG GAGTACGGCATTAATAAGGTGGAGAAGTTGGATATTGCATATGCGTACTGTCTGCCTTTAGTGAAGAAGATTCAGCTTGACCTTCAGAGGACACACGAGGACGAGTCTGTTAACAAGCTGCATCCACT ATATTCACGTGGAGTGCTGTCACCAGGCAGGCATGTCCGCACTCGGCTGTATTTCACGAGTGAGAGTCATGTCCACTCCCTGCTTAGCATCTTTCGTTATGGTGGCCTGCTGGAT GAGGTGAAGGACCAGCAGTGGAAGAGAGCTATGGATTATCTGAGTGAAGTGACTGAGCTCAACTACATGACCCAGATCGTTATTATGCTCTATGAAGACAACAATAAG GACCCATCCTCTGAAGAGCGCTTCCATGTGGAACTGCATTTCAGCCCTGGGGTCAAAGTATCTGAGGAGGAGAGCGCTCCGATGGGATTTGGCTTCCGACCAGCCTCTGCTGAA aaTGATCAGAAGCAAACAGACCCTGGAAGTTTGGAAAATCTCATACGAGATGAGCCTGACCGCGCTTTGCCCCTTTTAGAGACCATCAGCTCCCAGAGGAAATCCCCTCTGATCCGGAATCGCAAGACTGGCTCCATGGAG gtCCTGTCAGAAAGCTCATCCTCTAAAGGGGGCAGCTATCGCCTCTTCCCCTCCTGCTCACGTCAGTCTCCAGAGATGAAGCAGAGCGGATTAG GGTCTCAGTGCGCTGGTCTCTTCAGCACCACCGTCCTGGGGGGCTCCTCTAGTGCCCCCAACCTTCAGGACTACGCACGCACACACCGCAAAAAATTCCCCTCGGGCAGTTTGACCTATAAAGACG AGTTGTTGTCTATGCCGGCAGTAAAGCGATTTTCTGTGTCGTTTGCAAAGCATCCGACTAATG GTTTTGAAGGCTGCTCCATGGTGCCCTCCATCTACCCCCTGGAGACCCTCCATAACTCACTCTCACTCAAGCAAGTCAACGAGTTCCTGACGACTGTGTGTGAGAATGCAGGAGATTCCCACACCAGGACAACCAGAG CTCTCTCAGCTATGTTTGACTCCCAGAACCAGCCCACAGGGGACTCTTACATCCCTCATAGAGTGCTGTCCTCCTCTGTTTCACTGCGCCAGCGCTCTGATCGGCCGCCCTGGT ACAGCAGTGGTCCCTCCAGTACAGTGTCAAGCGCCGGCCCCTCGTCTCCCACGACGGCTGACACCTCCCCACGCTTCAGCTTCAGTGAGAAGATCACCCTCACCCCGCAGAGCAGTGAGGAGACCCACCCGGCCCCTCACAACAACAGCCACTGCGTGTCCTCCACGTCTGAAACCAGCCTCCCCTCCGAGGACCCCCACCCGTCAGTGCCATCCCCCATCCTGGAGAGACCCAGTCAAATAGCAGTGGACAGCACAGACTCTGCAGGCCAGTGTCTTACAGAGAGCCCCTTCTGTGATGAAGCGCCAAGTCCGGCCCCCGATGAGCCCAGCTCATCAGAGTCCTTCTGTAGGCTGTCCGACTCCCTGCCTGTGCTCCTGGAGCTCAGAGAGAGCAGCTCAGAGGCCGGCTCCAGTGCCCAGACCCCGCTCACCCCGGAGGAGCCCGATGAGTTCTTTGATACACAGGAAACACTGGACGTGTGGAGGGGAAGCCCGGGGACCCTCCCTCACCCCGGCACTCCTCTAGAAGTGGGATCTCCACATGTGCCTGAGCCGTGA